The Quercus robur chromosome 3, dhQueRobu3.1, whole genome shotgun sequence DNA segment caactgatgacgtcgaaagtTGTCACCagtgggtcacaccgtactcgcgactcgatgcgaacctgcacgacagaagcaatcgagagaagtccttcagagagcaccggtgtggtgccggccaaaagctctccgacggtcaagttagaattcttctttttacttagagcgttagagagggtcaattaaagcgtacctcgatttctgagggtggcaggccttttatagtggcaaagggttgacttttcttcttggtttccaaatcttttccatgtgggactctaatacaaattcctctgagagtggtgagcaaggatttccatttttggctcttaaggcttttctaggcgatatggacctcggatcatgggccctttcTACGTCTGTCAGTAATGGGCCTTCAAAGTGCAGGGAATCATCTTTATACAGGCCCACCAGttccgatccgtcaggcccattaaggtaggcccatcaggctctatattttaccatcttcaagCATAGtaactttttattgaattaatttttcataaatccCATTGTTATATTACATGTTGTCTGTGTTCTTATCATGCATGCTAAGTTTTGTATTAATTGGATGTTGGTTACTATTCGATCTAAAAATCCATCTTTGATGCATAATTTTaagtacaaaaacttgaaatttaaacatttaattgacgacatagttattgatttcaaatcattttgaaattttgcaagcatgtagagtatgagaaaaaatatatatatataattcaatggcagatttgttaaaatttgcacctaataaaaaaaatatttgataatGTAACATAACTTAAAGTTACATCACgtataacttgaactcatcttttatatatgtgtgtgtttgtgtggaCAATATCAAGTTACTTAGTATAACTATATATGATATTATACCACTTCGATATTATATATTGAAGTGATATCTTTTGGTTATTGTTAAGAGCTTCCTAAGAAGTTAGTATATAATTGTAGAGGGTTCTTTTACGTTTCTTTTTCTAAGAAGGAAGTCGGGCCTAGTGCTTTGCAGAATGGACTTCAAAGTACCATTTTGCCGCTGCTAGTTTGTATGCAAACGTGGAGTCCAAGTCCAAGGGAAGACGCTACAAAGTGGGCTTATCCTGTGTTTCTACCGCAGAAGGaacttttctccagtttctGCTGCAAAACTGACTTTTCTACTATGCGATAAAACTTCCTGCTGTGCAATAAAACCATCTGTTGTGTAGTAAAGCTTTCTGTGATGCAGTAAAGCTTTCTGCTGTGCATTAAAGCCTTCTGCTATGCAGTAAAGCTGTCTGCTATGCATTAAAGCTGTCTGTTGTGCATTAAAGCCTTCTGCCATGCAGTAAAGCCTTTTGCAATGTGAATGACTACTCTTCATTTTTTACTACAGAAATACTTTTCTACTTCctgcacataaacaaatctaaaacccaaataaaatacCAATCAAGCAAATGTTAGCTTACATGGgttagcatattctcaaatatatacatacacatattgGTAAATATACTTATACGTATTCACATATACatctataaaatatattttgcagaaaatgagaaacaagatatatgtatatatatacttatggtAGGTTAATGATTAGTTTGTGTCAATAGTAAAACACGTAATAAcagataaagaagaaagtttcGGCAGAAAAGGTTTAGTTAGTATAATAGCTAACACGGTAAATATAATGAAAAGGCGCTACAGTAGAAGAACTAGTACAATAAGTAAAGATACCACAGCAGGACAACTAATGCAACAAACGTGATAAAAACGTGCTACAGCAGAATGATTAAATACAatagatataatttataatgagagaaatcaaatatatttgcaatcgaaatcaagtattgaatctTCCTATAGGATAAGTAAACCAAGAAAGAACCCAAACCCTAACTTGAACAACCTTGTCATTGGCTATTgccatcaaagttgtgcattttgaagaataggccTAAATGGCTACTAGCTATTACTTTTGGGGATATCAAAGAGTGAGTTTACtaagagggagggaaaagatggtctattgatgcatgcccctattcctgccatattttctctcttctttttaccactttctttctttctttctcttcgtTCTTTTTACTCTTAGTTGCTTACTACTCTCCTACCGTGGATTGTTCCCCcctttggtctttttttttcttgggtccCTCTCTCTAGGTGACTCTCTCTTTCTAAGTGCCTCTCTTAGgtgcttccccccccccccccccaattagGTCTCCCCCTTCTGCTATGGTtacctcttccttttatagtgaacTGATTCAATGagatttctcccttttacccctAGGGCTTCACCAaatgtttttggtttgttgtgggcATCCTTTTAGGACTGTCCACCAACCCATTGGTTGCCCCGACCACTACCATTACTCAGAATACATCAGCTGCACCATTACTCATTTCACgacaaaatttcattttgtttgttcCTGCTGTATACCTCTACCTCTAGGTTCAAATGGATCAGAATTGGGCTACCTCACTACCTAactctatggcatgcatcaaaTGGTCCCAACCATctattacttcttttgggtaagaTACTATCCCAGCAAGGTATATTCCCAAAAGAAGTCATGGTAGAAAACCAAATATAGACCCCATTttccccccaccaccaaaccacaccctctgaATCCCCTTAACCATGGGCCCACCtcccttgtattggctgggtacaagttAGTGGTGCTCCGGCCTTTCTGTACTTGCTCCATTGTCTTCtatttttgtcttctttcatTCCCACACTGTTTTTGCCGTAgcagttttgttttgttttgttttgttgtgtgtctctgtcttatttcttcatgcatttcctGCTACgtttgtcattttcctttgatttgaCTTTTATTTCCTTCACGTGATTCCTGCTACTGACACTTCCTTTCGTTCCATGTTTCTTTTCATCGTGCTTCTTCATATTAGCTTTCACACCTATCTTTTTATACAAAAGGATTTGGGTCTTTGTGGGCCAAATAATGTTAACTAGATCAAAAGGGTCTTGGGCCCAATTTGTCTTTATCTGCCAAAGCCATTCTGCCAAAGAACTGTATTCTGTGGTAGATCTGTATTCTGCTGCAGATTTGTAATTTGCTGCAAATTTGCATTTTGCTGTAGATCTGCTGCAGATCtgtattctttttttggtaGGCCTTTGGGCTTTGAtttttattgggctttcttcctCATGGGCTTTTGGAAATGGATTCGCAAAAATAGGCATCAACAATAATCTGTGTGATTTTCAACAAAAGTATTAAACTTGAAAGGGTGTAATGAATTTGTGAAGAGCTActatgaaaaattcaaattctaaatgaATCCACAATTTAACAAGTATAAAAGGCTAAAACTATTTTGTTAGAAATTAAAGTGTCATGTAAGAAATCAAATTGAATTGTATATTTTAGATACTTGATTTGATTTAGGGGGATGGATCATATAAATAGTGCCATGTGTTCCTCCCTGACACTCTCAATGCTTCAACTTTCATAATATCTTAATGCAGGATGTCTCGAGTTACTATTTACGAGGTGCGTTCAAGGTTGATCCATATTAAAAATGTGACATTGAGCAGAATGAGCAGGAATCAATGATGGAAATAAAATGCACAAAATTAATTGTGAAGGTTTGGTAAATTTTATTCCTTAACCATTCAGaatctccatatatatataaagtataaactctAGCTTCTCCACCAACACTTTTATCATCGCCCAATAGAATTTGAAACCAAAACATGCTGGTAACTACCGTAGACgtactccaaaaaaaataaataaataaaaaataaaaagacctACCGTAGACCGATAGGCTtagaccaaaacaaaaaataaagtaaaataaagtaaaagaaGAAGTGGAGGAATATGATTGCCATTAAAATAAGTAGGTGAtaaattttagaagaaaaaaaatcttgtttaaTGCATAAAAGACATGAAAGAACGTATCCTTAAGGAATGATGTGTATGCAGAGTCATCAAGGAATGATATGTAACAAGCACTTTTATACGATATCATATAAGTagtaaaaataatcatatattaaattgaaaaatatacctAAACTACCCTAAGGTCATTTATTCAAGTTCGATTAAATTAACTTGTCATAATAATATCAATTCGAGGCTAtcatgattctcaaaaaaaaaaaaaaatatatatatatatatatatatatatattcgagCCTATCATATTAGTAGAACAAATatagaattctaaaaattctaTGAAGATGCATCAGGGCAACAATTAAAGAAGGCGAAGACGTCGCTCTATTTCAGTAGTAATATAGCCACAGACATTCAAGAAGAGAACAAATatagaattctaaaaattctaTGAAGATGCATCAGGGCAAcaattaaacaaagcaaagacgTCGCTCTATTTCAGTAGTAATACAGCCACAGACATTCAAGAAGAGACCAAGACCAAATTTGGGGCACAAGTTATTAAACAACATGAAAAGTATTTGGGCCTACCATCTCTTGTGGGGAAGAATAGGAAGAACTCTTTCAAGGGAATCAAAGAAAAGGTGGCAAAGAAGCTGGCGGGATGGAAGGAAAAATTACTCTCAAAAGCAGGTAAGAAGATTCTGATCAAAGTAGTGGCCTAGACAATTCCTACATATGCCATGAGTTGTTTCAAGATTCCGAATAAACTTTGTGATGAGATGACTAGCCTTATGAGGAACTTTTGGTGGGGACAACAAAGAGACGAAAGGAAGATGGCTTGGATTAATTGGGATAAACTCTGTACTCCTAAAGCTCAAGGGGGGTTGGGATTTAAACAGCTAAAACAATTTAATCTTGCTTTATTAGCTAAACAGGGATGGAGATTACAACTGGGTGGTGACTCACTGCTCTATCGAGTTTTTAAGGCGAAGTATTTCCCTAGGAGTGACTTTCTACAAGCTAGTTTGGGTGCAAATCCATCATATGCGTGGCAAAGTATCATGGCAAGGCAGAATATTATCAAAAAAGGAATGAGATGATAGGTAGGCAATGGTCAAAGCATTCGGATATGGATGGATAAATGGACCCTTAATCCCTCAACATACAAGATTATATCTCCTCCGGCTGGTCTTCCTTTGGAGGCTCGGGTGTGTGAATTAATTGAGCCAACTCTTGGTACATGGAAAATCGACCTGATTCAAAGCATTTTTCTCCCACATGAAGTTGACGATATTTGTAGTATCGCACTGAGCTCTAAGCTTCCCTAGGACAGGCAGGTCTAGGCTCCTACAAATAATGGTAAGTTCAGTGTTAAAAGAGCATACAGAGTGGCTGTGGAGCTTGTCTCTGAAGGCTTAGCTGGGGCTGCTTCTGATGACAGTAGGATGAGGAGGTTTTGGAAACAAATATGGCAGCTTAACATCCCTTACAAGGTTTGCCATTTTGCATGGTGAGCTTGCCGAGACACACTTCCCACCAAAGAAAATTTAGTGCGTAGGAAAGTCTTGACTGAAGGATGCTGCAAGCTGTGCAATTCAGGCCTAGAGAGTTCTAGCCATCTATTTTGGGATTGTAACCGAGCACGTGAGGTTTGGGATAGCTTAAAGTTGTTCAGTATTTAGCCATCCATACGTTTCACTTCTTTCATGGATATGGTCTGGTACAGTGTGGTCGAAGCTGAATGGGATTCGGAGTTGATCGAAAAAGTAACCATGGTGGCGTGGTCTCTTTGGACGAACAGGAATGAACTGTGGAATGGAGGTGCGAGGAAAAGTACTACAAGGATCGGGTCTAATGCTTTAGAGTATCTGGTTGAATATCGAGAATGTGTTGCCGAGCCGATGTAGCGAAGGGAAGTCCAGCCTGAGTTTTGGAAGCCACCACTGAGAGGAATGTTCAAAATCAACATTGTCGGGGCTGTATTTGCTGATCAAAAAGTTGCAGTTGTGGGAGCTTTGATTCGGGACGAGGAAGGTAATGTTATTGGGGCCCTTAGCAAGAAGATTTCAGCCCCTCTCAATGCAGTAGAAATCAAGGCGAAAGCAACGGAGGTTAGGCTGCAATTTGATAAAGGTCTTAGTAGATTTTATTCTTGAAGGTGACTCTTTTTTGGTGATCAATGCTCTAAAGGAAGTCTCTCCGCCACCATCATCTGTGGCTGCTTTTATTTCTAGCTCTTTGTTGGTTTCTCAAGAGTTTAGACAGATTGTTTTTTCACGTGTCCGTAGGCAAGGCAATAGGCCAGCTCATTTATTACCTAAATATGCTTCTGGCATAGATGATTTTTCAGTTTGGTTAGAAGAGGAGCGTTGTTTCCTTAACCAAGCTCTGATTCAAGATGTAACTTACTCTTCTTTGGTTTAATAAAGTTTTTAGTATTTcccatcaaatatatatatatatatatatatatatatatatatatatattttattactcaACTTGACCAACAACCCATTTTGCACCCATTTAAGAATTTAAATGCAACACAATCactatgaaaattttctttttacccTTCATGTTACTACTAGGGGTGAGAATGCCAACCTAGACCCGACCAAAACCTATCGACATGAATCGATCCTGTCATATACGGTCGCCTCTGAACACAACTTCAATTGACAACAGGTTTCATTCGGACCATATTTGACTTGGGTGTCATGCAAATCCTTAAACTCGACACTCTTGATTAATTTTTAAGCTTTGATGTGTCTCCATCTCCATTCCTTTAGCCCTCTAGAATCTAGATTTCTCACCTCTCCATGGTTGAAATGTTGCATCGTATCTTATTACCTCTATCTTCCCCTTTAAATTAAATGCTATATATAACTTATTCTTTTGTGATtccataatataatttttatgtttgtaagtttttaaaataaataactatcaaaatctttaaaaatatatttaaaattaaaggaattctatttcaaataaattttttttttaatttctcccAACATATAAGGatacaaatgcaaaaatgtTCTTGGCATGTCCAACACAAACACGCCGAGGATTTTGAGGTATTCATACTTCTTAGTTCTAAAAGAATGCTTTAAATGCATGGTGTCCAGTGTCCACTTCTGAGCCCCATCATTGTGTCAGCCCGGCTCTATAAGACCTTAGCACACACTACTTTCAAAGATGGAATCACTTGGGCTATCACTCTCTCAAAGTCACCTCTCTATCCACTCATCACCAGGGCCTTCATGTTGAGAAGTGCTCATATAAGACTAGTAAGAACTTAAAGTCTACCCTCACAGTGGCTGAAATTGAACCTCCAACAGGCCATGTGAGGCTCTCATTACAACTTTACAGCTTTTTTATACATGCACATGTAAATGATGTTTTTGTTCCTATATAATTACAGGTATATAAAGTGCAGAAGCGTACCTTTGAAATGATAAATGGagaaacttttatatatatagacctGGCCTGAAGGGTAATGAGTGCCTTAAGCCTTGGAGTAATGGGCGTCCACTTTGAATTAAAGATAAAGTAGAGATCACAGTTTGAGTTCATAAGTGTAAGTGGTCTCCAGGGGAATACTGTATACATGGTTTTCAATAGATAAGGAATTCCAATCCTGGTTCCTACCACTAAAATTTCCCCCTCATTTATCTCTCTGACGATCTTaaacaaagcacaatccataaCTCAACTCACCAAAACTCTTGATAATCATAATAATCACAGATTAAAGTACTAGCATTCTCAAATTAGTACCATACACTCACACTTTGAACTTAAACCTGTAGTCATGCTAATTTTTTCCAGATTTTGTATCGTTAGTACCAAAACATGATGAGGTCCTGTGTAACCAGGAAAATTTGAATCAACTGCTGGTACAGAGGATAATATTGTAAGAATATTTGGGTTCTTCATTGAGACTTGAAAATTCAATCATTTGGCCTTCCAAATCTAGGGGTGAATATCTGGCCAATTGCTTCAAGCGCAGAAACATTCCAACTCTCAGCATGCCTAATAATCTGTTGAATGAAAAGAACAAACTACCTGTAATTAGCAGCAATTTTGGCCTACGCACCAGAAGTTAAGACATGCACATTGCTTTAATAGAAACagtttttatttcttacttTAAACTTGTCGTCTAATTCGTAGATTGTACTCCCATCTATGCAAATGAGGGGCCTCCATGGAAGTTTCAGGTAAGTCCtgcaggccaaaaaaaaaaaaaaaaacagccaaTAAATAGGCTGGACCTACAGCTAGTGGTAAAAGAATATTAATAGGCTGACGCAATCAAGGAGAAGTATTTTTGTACTTCAAAAGTGCAAGAAAATAATAGCTGTTTGTGGAAGTGAGGAGGCAACAAGCCAATAGTGAATCAATTACACTAGTtcctttgaaatattttaagttTCGAATCTGCAGTAGAATAATCTTGATTTGTCCCAAAACTAAATAAAAGCCCACACATGACCTCCTTCATGCAAGGCATCTCATTTGGAAATGGCATTATCACATTGTAGAAATGGAAAATATATAATGGTGCAACAGATAGCACTTAATAATAGTTTtgatttacatatttttttagtgtGCCTGGCACACATCATAGTCGATAAGCACTGAGGTAAATTACATTTCTCCAGACATTGGTCTTGCCATGCAAAACAGTACTATATTACTTAGTAACTgcattttacatatttttctatGGTGCCTACCACACTGCATGGTCAATAAAGTAGTCAGCAAGCTAATCACACGTCTCTCAGCATTAGCATGGATATCCAAAAGAACAGTATAATGTAATGCATGCAAAGCACATAAAGCAGAAATACACTTCATTGCATGAAGCCTCTTGAGTAAAGAATAAGTCTAGTGACAGTGGCAAGCAATAAAAGCAGTGCTAGTGGTGGATCTATTTGAAAGTGATTGCTCACCAATTACAGTTTTGCCATTTTAGCAAATTATGAAAAAAGGTGTGAAAAGAGTTGTCATTAGTAGAATAGGTTAGTAAAAATGATATCACAAATAACATACAACTCtaacaaaaaattagaataGAATAGGAAAAATTACTGCATGATATCCAGAACAAACTATGAGTTGATGGGGATTAGCTTCTAAGagcatttattttcattattttaaaaaacatataaagtaATCTACTATTTTATACAAAGAACAGAAATAAGTAAATTCTTAAACACCTCCCTTCCCTGAAGAGAGCAAGTACAAAGAATATCTGAGCTTATTTAGcaccaaaacacacacacacaattgaCCAAGTTAGGCACCTTAGGTTCCACGTTGCAAGCACAAAATTAGCTTTGGAATTGATACCCTGCAGTGAAGTCATATTATCAGACAATAATGAATTCCATATAtgtcttgatttgataataaattatGTGAATAGTGTTGTACAAGAGTAAAGAGCCCATGCTCCGTATgctttaaattctaaaatagaCAACTTTACAAAGTCATTATAAAAGAACAAAAGGCAACAAGCAGAATAATGTGTCTTACAAAATCCTTGAAGATCTGGAAATCCATAGGGTTTCCATATGGTAGATCTGGAGCTGACCTTAAATGAACTAATGGGGGTTCAAATGGGATATAACTCATTATTATGcagcataaaaaatttaaatagaacCAGATAAAATACAAACTCAACTGATTTCTTATAGTTGACTTCTAGGTATATGAAAGCTGGATTTGCAGAAACTGTACATCTCTTTTTCTAGAAATTGCAGTTTACCATTTCCTTCAAAATaacccaaaagaaaattctGTAAACAAAAGTCTGCCATCAcccaacacccaaaaaaaaatagacagcCTTTGATCTTCCATTTATTCATATACTTCTAAGTGAAACTATATGACTCAACTTGGCATCACAGAAGGCATCCAGAATCTATACAGAACTCCATGCAAAACAGTATAAAAAAGGCAGATTTGTAAAATGGAGACAAACTCTCAATTTCTTTGTTTCACATATTCTTAAGAACAATGTTAAGCTAAATATGGAAATAACTCATGTTTTCATTTTTCCGTTGGATTTCATAATCTTAGCCTCTCACTCCGTTAATGTGTAGATATCCAACCATTccattattataaataaaatcaattttcacaTAGAGAATGACTACCTTCTCAAGCTTTTGTAATCCAATTGATGGACAGTCAAAGAAAGGAACAAGCAATTTCAAGTTGCGTGAATACAACTCCTTACCTGAAGGTGATGAGCAGAGATATTAGTTTATCCTTCCCATAAATATTTGCACTTTTGCACACAGTGGCAATTTTTAGTCACTCTCAGAaacaggagagagagagagagagagagagagagagaaatttcagGCATCTGGTATTATTTGGGTATGTCACAAAATCTGGTTAGATACTAGATGCAAGGATCTAAGTAGAATTTTCACCTGTACACAGAATACAAAGAGTGATGTGATAGTGTTACCTTAAAATAGGTCAATCACCTAGATACACAACttggacaaaatttaaatatatctatCAGATTCAACAGGACAAATTTTGCTTCAAATTTAGAAGATGTAAGTCAAAAGTCGAGCATGATTAACAAAAGGCAAGTAAGATAACAATTCTGACTAAATTCATAATTAGagatgtttgttttttttggtgttaTTCCATTCTTATAGAATCTTAATAAACTGAAACTCAGACATATCAAACAAccaatcacaacaaaaattgtGGAAACATtctaattagaaaaaaatacaacattATTCTTCTTACCTCGAAATCTGATAGTTGGATCTTCGAAGATACAATCTTCAGCATAAATTGCAGAAGTGAAAACCCCTATTTCAGATGAAAAGATAATATTACTGCACATTGCAAGAAAAATGCCTAATAGTTAACTGATT contains these protein-coding regions:
- the LOC126717352 gene encoding uncharacterized protein LOC126717352 isoform X1 gives rise to the protein MAISVSSPLILRQRLQVHGPRCSSATPDNNHSHSKTKTKTKTPQVLKLVVSGVTELLRLFSSSNDSSSRLERERDEKREEIEVSGIDDVVLILNSDYENAYFVTGVFTSAIYAEDCIFEDPTIRFRGKELYSRNLKLLVPFFDCPSIGLQKLEKGINSKANFVLATWNLRTYLKLPWRPLICIDGSTIYELDDKFKIIRHAESWNVSALEAIGQIFTPRFGRPND
- the LOC126717352 gene encoding uncharacterized protein LOC126717352 isoform X2, producing the protein MAISVSSPLILRQRLQVHGPRCSSATPDNNHSHSKTKTKTKTPQVLKLVVSGVTELLRLFSSSNDSSSRERDEKREEIEVSGIDDVVLILNSDYENAYFVTGVFTSAIYAEDCIFEDPTIRFRGKELYSRNLKLLVPFFDCPSIGLQKLEKGINSKANFVLATWNLRTYLKLPWRPLICIDGSTIYELDDKFKIIRHAESWNVSALEAIGQIFTPRFGRPND
- the LOC126717352 gene encoding uncharacterized protein LOC126717352 isoform X3 — its product is MAISVSSPLILRQRLQVHGPRCSSATPDNNHSHSKTKTKTKTPQVLKLVVSGVTELLRLFSSSNDSSSRLERERDEKREEIEVSGIDDVVLILNSDYENAYFVTGVFTSAIYAEDCIFEDPTIRFRVHLRSAPDLPYGNPMDFQIFKDFGINSKANFVLATWNLRTYLKLPWRPLICIDGSTIYELDDKFKIIRHAESWNVSALEAIGQIFTPRFGRPND